Proteins encoded together in one Vigna angularis cultivar LongXiaoDou No.4 chromosome 5, ASM1680809v1, whole genome shotgun sequence window:
- the LOC108319636 gene encoding nucleolar GTP-binding protein 1, giving the protein MVQYNFKKITVVPNGKDFVDIILSRTQRQTPTVVHKGYAISRLRQFYMRKVKYTQQNFYDKLSTIIDEFPRLDDIHPFYGDLLHVLYNKDHYKLALGQINTARNLISKIAKDYVKLLKYGDSLYRCKCLKVAALGRMCTVIKRIGPSLAYLEQVRQHMARLPSIDPNTRTVLICGYPNVGKSSFINKITRADVDVQPYAFTTKSLFVGHTDYKYLRYQVIDTPGILDRPFEDRNIIEMCSITALAHLRAAILFFLDISGSCGYSIAQQAALFHSIKSLFMNKPLIIVCNKTDLQPLDGISEEDMKLVTEMKAEAMKTIVGQGGEATNEDGVLLTMSTLTEEGVIAVKNAACERLLNQRVEIKMKSKKMNDCLNRFHVALPKPRDQKERPSCIPAAVLEAKAKEAAEKEKRKTEKDLEDENGGAGVYSMNLRKSYILANDEWKEDVLPEILDGHNVYDFIDPDILHRVEELEREEGMREAEAEDDDFEIDGSELTPEQQEALAKIRKKKSLLIQQHRIKKSNAESRPTVPRKFDKDKQFTSERMGRQLSSLGLDPTLAIKRMRSRSVSTRGRKRERSPERGADGRDGMDIDGDTPSKKQRLSRSLSRSRSLSRPPHEVVPGEGFKDSAQKVKAIKLAKKSVKKRNKDARRGEADRVIPTLKPKHLYSGKRSSGKTDRR; this is encoded by the coding sequence ATGGTTCAGTATAATTTTAAGAAGATTACTGTGGTGCCAAATGGGAAGGATTTTGTTGATATCATCCTCTCTCGTACCCAGCGGCAGACACCGACTGTTGTGCACAAGGGATATGCAATTTCGCGGCTCCGCCAATTCTACATGCGCAAGGTGAAGTACACTCAGCAGAATTTTTATGATAAGCTATCTACCATAATTGATGAGTTCCCCCGGCTTGATGATATTCATCCGTTCTACGGGGATCTCCTCCATGTGCTCTACAACAAAGACCATTACAAGCTTGCACTTGGACAAATCAACACTGCTAGGAATCTTATCAGTAAGATTGCCAAAGACTATGTGAAATTGCTGAAGTATGGTGACTCACTGTATCGGTGCAAGTGTCTTAAGGTGGCTGCTCTTGGCCGCATGTGCACTGTGATCAAGAGGATTGGCCCGAGTTTGGCTTATCTAGAACAAGTCAGACAGCACATGGCCAGGCTCCCTTCAATTGATCCTAATACCAGGACTGTCTTGATCTGTGGATATCCAAATGTTGGCAAGAGCTcgtttataaacaaaattacaagAGCTGATGTCGATGTCCAGCCCTATGCTTTCACTACAAAGTCTCTCTTTGTTGGTCACACAGATTATAAATACCTGAGGTACCAAGTAATTGATACACCAGGGATTCTGGACAGGCCGTTTGAAGATCGTAATATTATTGAGATGTGCAGTATCACTGCTCTAGCACATTTGAGGGCGGCAATATTGTTTTTCTTGGATATTTCTGGGTCTTGTGGTTACAGTATTGCTCAGCAGGCCGCTCTGTTTCACAGCATTAAGTCATTGTTCATGAACAAGCCACTGATCATAGTTTGCAACAAGACCGACTTGCAACCGCTGGATGGGATATCGGAGGAAGATATGAAGTTGGTTACGGAGATGAAAGCTGAAGCCATGAAGACTATAGTTGGTCAAGGAGGTGAGGCAACAAATGAAGACGGTGTATTGTTGACCATGAGCACTTTGACAGAAGAAGGGGTAATTGCTGTAAAAAATGCTGCATGTGAAAGGTTATTGAATCAGAGGGTAGAAATAAAGAtgaaatcaaagaaaatgaATGACTGCTTGAATAGGTTTCATGTTGCACTACCAAAGCCTCGTGACCAGAAGGAAAGACCATCATGTATTCCTGCAGCAGTTTTAGAAGCTAAAGCTAAGGAAGCCGctgagaaggaaaagagaaaaactgAAAAGGATCTGGAGGATGAGAATGGTGGGGCTGGTGTATACTCAATGAATTTGCGAAAGAGTTACATTTTAGCCAATGATGAATGGAAAGAGGATGTACTGCCTGAAATCTTGGATGGACACAATGTTTATGATTTCATTGATCCTGATATTCTTCATAGGGTTGAAGAGTTGGAAAGAGAAGAAGGGATGAGAGAGGCAGAAGCTGAGGATGATGATTTTGAGATTGATGGATCTGAGTTGACTCCTGAACAGCAAGAAGCTTTAGCTAAgattaggaaaaagaaaagcttgCTCATCCAGCAGCACAGGATTAAAAAGAGCAATGCAGAGAGTAGGCCAACTGTTCCTAGAAAGTTTGACAAGGACAAACAGTTCACGTCAGAGAGAATGGGAAGACAGCTGTCATCTTTGGGGCTTGATCCCACTTTGGCAATTAAGAGAATGCGCAGCAGATCTGTCTCTACAAGAGGACGGAAAAGGGAGAGATCACCTGAAAGAggtgcagatggccgagatggTATGGATATTGATGGAGATACACCTAGCAAAAAACAGCGACTGAGTAGATCACTGTCACGGTCTAGGTCACTGTCACGCCCACCACATGAAGTTGTTCCTGGTGAAGGTTTCAAGGATTCTGCTCAAAAGGTCAAGGCAATTAAACTTGCAAAGAAATCTGTCAAGAAGAGAAACAAGGATGCCCGTCGCGGAGAAGCTGATAGAGTCATACCTACTCTGAAGCCCAAGCACTTGTATTCTGGGAAGCGCTCCAGTGGCAAAACTGATAGACGCTAG